In Akkermansia muciniphila ATCC BAA-835, the genomic stretch TTGGAAATAGGGACCGCAATCGCCGCCCTTCATGGGCCCCTCATCCCAGTCCAGCCCCAGCCATTCCATGCCGGTGAAGATTGCGCGGGTAGCCTCCTCCGTGTTGCGGGCGTTATCCGTATCTTCAATGCGGAGGATGAAGGTTCCCCCCATCTTGCGGGCAAACAGCCAGTTGAACAGGGCGGTGCGGGCGCCCCCGATGTGAAGGTAGCCCGTGGGGGAAGGTGCAAATCTTGTTCTGACGAGACTCATGATGGGTAAGAGAGTAAGGGCCTGTCTGCCCGCGTCAAGCAGATACAGGGGGTGCATGCCAAAAAACGGGGATGCGGAAGCAGTGGATTTTTTAGGACGTTGTCGGCCTTGCGGCTTGCGTGGAGAGGGCTTTTAGGCTTCATTTAACGCCGTGTTCTTTTTAAAACACATATTCCGTCTGCGGGAGAAGTGGCAGATTAAAAGGGAAGATGAGGAAAAGCCCTTTCTGGAGCATCTGGACGACCTGCGGACCATGCTGCTGAGGATGGCTCTGTGCCTGACCGTCAGCACAATTCTGTGCGCCGGGTTTGCGTCCAATCTGATGGACATCCTGAGGCGTCCCGTCAACCAGGTGTGGGATATGTTTGAAGAATCCCATCTTCCGGCAGGGATTGGTCTGGATGCCTGGAGTAAGGCCAAGGAAATGGCAACGGCCATGACGAGCCTGGGAGCTTCCCAGCGGGCATTGTTTCTCCGCCAGGTTTCCCCGTCCCAGGCAGATTTGACGGAGGCTGCCCTGGTTCTTCGCGGCGCGCAGCCGCTGCCGGAGGACAGGAAGCAGGTTTTCATCAGGGAAGGCAGCCCCTCCACGGCCGTGAGGGATCTGGCGGAAGCCCTGTATTCCAAAGGAGCCGTGCTGGCAGACGGAACGGGGCGGGGGGCCCTCAAGATGATGAGCGCGTTCCAGCCCGGGGAGGCGTTTATGCTGACCATCAAGCTTTCCCTGTATGCCGGAGTGGTCATTTCCTTCCCGCTTCTGTTGTACTTCCTGCTGCAATTCATCATTCCGGGGCTGCTGGAACATGAACGCAAGCTGCTGTACAAGTGCATGGCTGTCGGCTTCGGTCTCTTCCTGGCCGGGACGCTGTTTTGTTACTTCATCGTCCTCCCGCGGGTATTGACGTTTTTTTACACCTATTCCCTGGAATTCGGCATCTCCAATGAATGGCGCATCGGCTATTACCTGTCCTTCGCCACGCAGATGATTTTAATGTTCGGACTGGCTTTTGAATTGCCTGTGGTAGTGATGCCCTTCGTCAAGCTGGGGGTGCTGACCTATGACATGATGAAGTCCACGAGACGCTATGCCATTGTGGCTATCGCCGTCCTGGCCGCGGTTATCACCCCTACGCCGGATGTAGCTACCATGATGCTGATGGCCGTTCCCATGTATGCGCTGTATGAAATATGCATCATTCTGGCCTGGATGCATGAACGCAAGGAGGCCGCGCGCACCCGGGAAGAAATCGCCCGGTTTGAAGAAGATTTCAACAACAACAATTCTCCCTACAACCAGTAAATACATCCAACCCACGCCAATATCATGAACATTCTGGAAATTATTATCCTGGGCATTGTGGAAGGCCTGACCGAATATTTGCCGGTCAGCTCCACGGGCCACCTGCTCCTGACGGAATCCCTGCTGAACATGTCCCAGAGCAAGGAAGCTCTGGATGCCCTGGCCGTCTGCATCCAGGGGGGAGCCATCCTGGCGGTGCTGAGCCTGTATTTTCCGCGGGTAAAGGCCATGGCGCAGGGCATGCGCGGCAATAACCCCGCCGGGCTGAAACTGCTGGTCAACCTCATTCTGGCCTTCCTTCCCGCCGCCGTGGTGGGCCTGTGCTGCGCTTCACTGATTAAGGAATATCTGTTCAACACATATACGGTGGCTTATTCATGGATCGTAGGGGGAGGCGTTATTCTGGCGTATTGCGCCTGGCGCGCCAGGGAGGGCCGTTCCAATGAAGGGGACTCCGGCGCCTCCATTGAAAGCCTGACGCCAGCCAAGGCGCTGACGGTGGGCGCACTCCAGTGCGTGGCCATGATCCCCGGCACCAGCCGGAGCCTGATGACCATGCTGGGAGGCATGTTTGTGGGGTTAAGCGTGGAAGCGGCCGTGGAGTTCAGCTTTTTGCTGGGATTGATTACCCTGGGCGCGGCCACGGTCCATGATGCGTATAAGGACGGAGCTCTGATGCTGGAATCCTTCGGGTGGGAAGCACTTGCCGTGGGGACGGCGGTCAGCTGGCTTTCCGCATGGCTGGCTGTAAAATGGATGGTATCCTATCTGCAAAGGCACAGTTTTTCCGTATTCGGATGGTACCGCATCGCCATTGGTATCGTGACGCTGGTTCTCCTGTCCATGGGGCTGGTGCATTGAAAAACGGATTCCGGCATTCAAGCACCGGAAAACGTTTTTCTCCGGCGAGGCGGTTCTCTCCCGCAGCGGAAAGCGGGTTTTGAACAATCCCGGAGAAGGATGGCCGCTGCCTGGACGAAGCCATGATACAGGGCCGTTTTGCATCCCCGGAACAGAACAGCCCTGCGATGAATAGCGGTTCAGGAAAACTTATCTCCTGTGCGTTCCGTGGGAATTCCCGGGATTGGAGGGTTTCGGTGAAGGGGATGGACGGGATGGCGCAGATGAATGAGGGGAGGACGGCCTGCTGGGTGCGCTGGCGGAATGGGGCGGGGAAGAAGGCCGGGAAACGGGAGAGGGCCTGCCGGGGCGGTTGATGCCGGAGTGGCCTGGATTGGGGGCGGAAGGCCTTGAAGACGGCAGGGTGGAAGGGCGGCTGGGACGTCCGAAATCCGGTCTGGAGGGACGGTTGCCTTCCGGACGGTTGATGACGGGGCGATTCGTGCCGCCGGGACGGGAAGGATTATTGGCGGAAGGGCGAGAAGGCCGTCCGGGCTGGTTGATTCCCGGATGATGTGCTGGCGGCCGCTGTAAATTGCCGGGTTTTCCAAAGTCCGGCCGTTGATTGGGCCGTCCGGGCTGAGGGGCCGGCCTGTTGTTTCCCGGACGGAAATGGTCAGGCCTGAAGTGGGGTTTCATCGGCGGTTTTGCCATGGGGCGGCAGTTATGGGGACGGACATAATGCCCGCGGTAATAGGGAGCCGGCCCCCACGTGGGAATATAGTAATTCGGACGGATCAGGTTGATGGAGTAAATGGGGCTTCCGAACGTGTCGTAGGCATAAATGGGTCTTCCTCCATAATATCCGTAAATGGGGTAGCCGGAGCTGTCATACATGTACGACACGCCGGAACCTCCGCTGCTGTAGGAGCCTGACACGCTGAAATTGTCATAATAAGGATCGTAGCAGCCGGACAAAGCGCAGCCGATAGCGGCCGCCAGCAGTGAGTTTTTTAAGATAACGTATGCTTTCATGATGACGAAACAGGGCGGATTATATTTTCCCTTTGCCTGAAAAGCGGCAAGGAAAAAGTACATTTGTTTAAAATTATTTTGCTTGGAAACGCACTTCCTGTTGTCTTAGACTGCAAAAACGTTCTACGCGATGGGAATTCTTCTTCAAAATAAAAAAGTCGGCCTGGCTCTGCTGTGCGATAACGCCCCTTATACGCTGGCTATGACTCTGGCTTCCTATGGCAGGTCCGGGCTGCTTGGCTATTTTGACGAAGCATGCGCCGTTTTTCCGGAAAGCGCCGTCAAGGTACTGGAGACGGCCCTTTTCCATGGGCTTTCCGCGGTGGCCGCCCCGGTGGAAGGCGGTTTTATAGGAGCCCTCCATACGGCGGTCAACGCTCTTGATACGGATTACGTGCTGCTGGCGGAGGATGACTGCATGATCTGGGAACACCTGCGCGGGGAAAACCTGGAAAAGCAGTTGAAACGGGCATTGGACCTGCTGATTTCCGGACAGGCGGATATGGTGCGCCTGCGCCATGCATGGCGCGGTTGCACGCGCTATAAGGCCGCTTATACATATTCCTACTTTTATCCCGTGGAACAGCTGGCCACCATGTGGGTGCATGCGGAAGGTTTGTCGGAAGCGCCGGACTGGATTAAAAGCATCCGGCGCTTCTTCCACCCTCTCCGCTCCAAGCGTTCGATAGGCCGTTGCGTTTATGTGGAGCAGAACCCGCATCTTCGCTTTCCCCAGTACATTACCAAGATTGATGAAGGCTATATTATTGACAGCGAGGTTTTCCAGTGGACCAACCAGCCTACGCTCATCGCACGTTCCAGAATCAGGCAGATTCTGACGGGGCTGGAGCAGATGTCCGGCTCCATCGGGAAATTGCCGCAGGATTTTGAACATGCCGTCAATAGCCCGCGATGGAGGAACGCCCATATGAACATAGGCGTCATCAGGGGAATTTTCACTTAAATGCGTATGGAAGACGGCGGAAAAGCGGTGCGGTATGAATGCACCAGATGCGGCGCGTGCTGCCGCTGGGCCGGGGATGTGTGCGTTGAGACGGATGAAATCCGCGAGATTTCCCGTTTCCTGGACATGGACGAACAGGTTTTTATTGACACATGCTGCCGGTTGAGAGCCAACCGGCGCGGATTGTCCATCCGGGACGCGGAAGATGGCGCCTGCATGATGCTGACGAAAGACGGCTGCCGGATCAATCCCGTTAAACCCCGCCAGTGCCGGGATTTTCCCAACAAATGGAATTTTCCCGGCTGGCGGGATTTGTGCCGCGCCAGAGAAGTGGGGGAGGAACGGGAAGCATAATATGGCCGGAATGCCGCAAGATTCTTTTCTGCTTCCGGCATTATTCCATGGACGGGGTGAAATCCGGCTGGAATCTTGCGTTTTTTACAGGAACTGAGCCAGATCCCGTTCAAAACCGGGATAGGACGTATTGATGCATTCCGCATCCGTCACTACGGTTTCTCCCTGTGCGCTGAGTCCGGCCACCAGGAAGCTCATGGCGATGCGGTGGTCCCCATAACTGGATAATTCCGTTCCCTTCAGGGGAGTGCCGCCGTGAACAACCATGCCATCGTCAAATTCTTCCACATCCACGCCCATGAGCCGGAGGTTGGCCGCCGTGGTGGCGATGCGGTCCGTTTCCTTGACGCGTAATTCGCGGGCGTTTCGGACGATGAAGTCTCCCCGGCCCAGGGCTCCCGCTACGGCCAGGATAGGTATCTCGTCAATGAGGTTGGGTATTTCTTCCGGGAGGAGGCTGGTGCCGTGCAGGGAATCCGAACCGTACACGGTAATATCGCCGTATGGTTCGCCGGCATCTTCCGGAGAAGTGGGCACGATGTCCATTCGCGCGCCCATCCGCTGCAGAGCGCTGATGACGGCGTTCCGCGTCTTGTTCAGCCCTACCTGGCGCAACGTCAGGCGGGAACCCGGACGGCTGGCGGCGGCCACCATCCAGAAGGCTGCGGAGGAAATATCTGCCGGGACTGTCAAATCATGGGCGACGGGGAGAGCTGGCCCGCAGGTTCCGACGGTAAGTCCATCCACGGTGCAGGGAACGCCGAAATGGCGGAACAGGCGTTCTGTATGGTCGCGGGTGACGGCCGGCTGGCGCACGGTGGTGGTTCCGTCCGCAAACATGCCCGCCAATAGAATGGCGCTTTTAACCTGGGCGCTGGCCATGGGAAGCGTGTAGGAAATGGGGTGCACCCGCCCGCCGTGAATGCTCAGCGGAGCACAGCCCGGTTTGGCTCCCCGGGCTTCAATCCGCGCTCCCATCTGTTCCAGAGGCTGCATGATGCGGCCCATGGGGCGGGAGCTCAGGGAAGCGTCCCCAAACATTTCCGAATCAAAGGGGCAGGCGGCCAGCATCCCGGCCAGCAGCCTCATGCCCGTGCCGGAATTGCCGCAGTCAATGGGCCGTTCAGGAGCCTTGGGGCTCATGGCGACGCCCGTAATTCGGAAGCGGACGGGGCCGTATCCCTGCCGTTCTTCCAGCACATCCACTTTGGCGCCTAGCTGCTCCATGGCGCGCAGGGTATTCAGGCAATCTTCACTGCATAGAAAATTATCCACTTCCGTCACTCCTTCCGCCAGGCCTCCCAGAATGGCGGCGCGGTGGGAAATGCTTTTGTCTCCGGGCACGGTCAGTGCCCCTTGCAGGGAGGAAATGGAATGGGAATGAAGGTTCATGAGTTTCCGGAAGAACTACCCTGTATCGGATGCAGAATCAAGCCAATTACGAGATGGGCGGAGGCATCAGGGAGCATTCCAGAATGGAGTTGATTTTCCGGGACGGTGGCGTATATTCATGTGCGTTATCGGCTGCATCCCCCTGAAGAGAAGGAGAGAGCTTTTCAGGATCAATGGATCAAGCTGGTTTTCATAGGTAGTAAGTTGGAGCGGCCACGGGAGCAGTCCTGTGGCCGCTTTACCTTGTTCAGGGAAGAGGGCGCCCATTGGCTTGAAGAAGGAAGCGGAAGGAAGAAAGAAACAAAATGCTTTCCATGTCTGCTTTGGGCTTTACCGCGAGCCGATGAAAGCGTATGTAGTCCATGCCGATCAGGTTCGGGTGGTCGCTGTTCCGGTCTCCGGACCGGAGTAGAGGAAAGTCCGGACATCACAAGGCAGCGTGTCCCGTGAAAGCGGGAGACGGGAATCTCCCAAGGGTTCCCGGACGGAAAGTGCCACAGAAAACAAACCGCCCGGATGGGGTTCGCCCCCATGCCGGGCAAGGGTGAAAAGGGGAGGTAAGAGCTCACCGCTCCGAGGGTGACCAAGGAGGCATGGTAAACCCCGCGCGATGCAAGACAAACAGGGGAAGGGTCGCCTGCCCGCCGGATCCCCGGGTATTAGTCGCATCCGTTCCGTGAAAACGAACGGGCGCGCGGAACGCCTGACTGCGGTCCGCGTGAGAAAAATGACCGCACAGCCGGCTCTGGCCGGCGGACAAAATCTGGCTTACAGAACCTGGTCGGCTCCTGCTTTTTTACCATGCCGTTTTCCTCCCCTCTTTTCGGGGGAAGAGAAACATCCGGGAAATTGTCCCGTTCCGGGGGCTCTTTGGGGTTGCATGGGCGTTTTAAATGTGTAGAATCCGTCACCTAATTGCAACCCACTATGGAGAAGCTTGTCGTACATGGAGGTTTTACGCTGAGGGGAGCCGTCAATATCAGCGGGTCCAAAAATGCCTCCCTGCCTATTTTGGCCGCATCCCTGCTGACGGATGAGCCTGTAGTGGTGCGCCGGGTTCCGGATGTTTCCGATACCAATTTCATGGTGCAGATCATGGGCCAGCTGGGAGCCTCCGTGGAGCGGTCCAGCGGCAATGTGCGCGTGGAAGCCAGGAACCTGCATTCCGAAGCCGCTTATGAACAGGTGCGCAAGATGCGCGCCTCCATCTGCCTGATGGGGCCCTTGATGGCCCGCATGCAGCGGTGCGTGATTCCCCTGCCGGGCGGCTGTGTGATTGGCGACCGTCCTGTGGATCTGCATATCAGGGCCATCCAGGCATTGGGGGCACAGGTGCAGATTGAGCGTGGCAACCTGATTATTGAAGCTCCCAGGGGGTTGAAAGGAGCCACGGTGGATTTGAGCGGCGACCACGGCCCCACCGTTCTGGGAACGGACAACCTGATGATGGCCGCCGTATTGGCGGAAGGCACCACCGTTATTGAATCCGCCGCCTCCGAGCCGGAAGTGGTGGATCTGGCGAACTTTTTAACCAAGATGGGCGCCAATATTCAAGGTGCGGGAACGCGCCGGATCGTCATTGAGGGAGTGGAAAAGCTCCGCGGCTGCAACCATACCGTTATCCCGGACCGCATTGAGGCCGGCACCTTTATGGTGGCGGCGGCTATGATGGGGGATGGCGTGACCCTGCGGCGCGTGTGTGAGGAACACATGACTGTGGTGACGGATTTGCTCCGGAAGTGCGGCCACCACGTGGAATTCAACGAGCGGGGGGATACGGTCACCATCATTGCCGGGAAAACGCCCAAATGCGGGGAAATCAAGACAGCCCCGTATCCCGGCTACCCCACGGACATGCAGGCCCAGATGACGGCTCTCTTCGCCACCACGCCGGGCATCTCCGTGGTGAAGGATACTATTTTCCCGCAGCGTTTCATGCACTGCTCCGAACTCAAGCGCATGGGGGCGGACATCAAGGTGGACAACGGCACTGCCGTCATTTCCGGAGTGGAAACGCTCAGCGGCGCCCCCGTCATGGCCTCCGACCTGCGGGCCTCCGCCGCCCTGGTTCTGGCAGCCCTGAAGGCGGAAGGCACTACGGAAATCCACCGCCTGTACCATATTGACCGGGGCTATGAAATGATTGACGAAAAACTCCTGGCCATCGGCGCTGCAGTGGAAAGGCTGCCGGATGACGACAATTAACGCCGTTTTAGGTCCTGATTTTCCTTCACACCGCATTTTTTCTTTACTGTCAGGGCTCCATATGCTATTCACCGAAGTCCTATGAACAAGGCTCAACTGATCGAACTGATTCAAAGCAAGCTGGGTGCTGATACGACCAAGAAGCACGCTGAAGAAGCTCTGGCCGCTGTGCTGGAATCCATCAAGGAAGGCGTGAAGGAATCCGGCAAGGTGCAGATCATTGGCTTTGGTACGTTTGCTACCAAGACCCGTGAAGCCCGTACCGGCCGCAACCCGAAGACCGGCAACACGATTAATATTCCCGCCTCCAAGACGGTTGCTTTCAAGGCCTCTTCCGCCTTGAAGGACTAAGACGGCAACTCCTTCTCAAGGGAGTACTTTTCTTTCAGCACCCCCGTCCTTTGAGGACAGGGGTGTTTTTTATGTCCCGGTGCGGATGCACACGGCTTGACCGGGTGAACGCCTCCGTCTAGAATACCGCCATGTCCAGCAGTTTTGGTCAGGTGTTCAGAATTTCTACCTGGGGTGAATCCCATGGGACTGGGGTAGGCGTGGTGATTGATGGTTGCCCGTCCCTCGTCCCGGTGACGGAAGAAGACATTCAGCGGGAGCTGGACCGGCGCAGGCCGGGGCAGAGCGACATCGTAACCCCCCGCAGGGAGGAAGACCGCGCGGAAATCCTTTCCGGAGTGCTGGACGGCAAAACCCTGGGAACGCCTATCGCCATCAGTGTCCGGAACAAGGACCACCGCTCTTCCGCCTATGACGAGATGGCCAGAACGTACCGGCCCTCCCACGCGGACTATACATACGACGCTAAATACGGCATTCGCGCCTGGGCGGGCGGGGGCCGGGCCTCCGCACGGGAAACCATCGGCCGCGTCGCAGCCGGAGCGGTGGCCAGGGCCGTGCTGAAGCAGGCTTTCCCCGATATGGAGGTCGTGGCCTGGGTGGATCAGGTTCACCATGTGAAAGCTTCCGTGGACTGGGGAGCCGTGACGGCCTCTGCCATTGAGAGCAACATCGTCCGTACGGCGGACCCCTCCGCTGCGGAAGCCATGATCGCTGCCATCAAGGAAGCTCGTGACTCCGGAAACTCCTTGGGCGGCGTGGTCAAATGCGTGGTGCGCGGCTGCCCTCCCGGACTGGGTGATCCGGTTTTTGACAAGCTGGACGCTACGCTTGCCC encodes the following:
- the aroC gene encoding chorismate synthase; the encoded protein is MSSSFGQVFRISTWGESHGTGVGVVIDGCPSLVPVTEEDIQRELDRRRPGQSDIVTPRREEDRAEILSGVLDGKTLGTPIAISVRNKDHRSSAYDEMARTYRPSHADYTYDAKYGIRAWAGGGRASARETIGRVAAGAVARAVLKQAFPDMEVVAWVDQVHHVKASVDWGAVTASAIESNIVRTADPSAAEAMIAAIKEARDSGNSLGGVVKCVVRGCPPGLGDPVFDKLDATLAHAMMSIPATKAFAVGSGFEAADMTGLEHNDPFYMQGCRVRTTTNHSGGIQGGISNGEDILMRIGFKPTATLMIDQQTVNRDGEDARLKGRGRHDACVLPRAVPIVEAMAWLCLCDHYLRQRCQRAL
- the aroA gene encoding 3-phosphoshikimate 1-carboxyvinyltransferase — translated: MNLHSHSISSLQGALTVPGDKSISHRAAILGGLAEGVTEVDNFLCSEDCLNTLRAMEQLGAKVDVLEERQGYGPVRFRITGVAMSPKAPERPIDCGNSGTGMRLLAGMLAACPFDSEMFGDASLSSRPMGRIMQPLEQMGARIEARGAKPGCAPLSIHGGRVHPISYTLPMASAQVKSAILLAGMFADGTTTVRQPAVTRDHTERLFRHFGVPCTVDGLTVGTCGPALPVAHDLTVPADISSAAFWMVAAASRPGSRLTLRQVGLNKTRNAVISALQRMGARMDIVPTSPEDAGEPYGDITVYGSDSLHGTSLLPEEIPNLIDEIPILAVAGALGRGDFIVRNARELRVKETDRIATTAANLRLMGVDVEEFDDGMVVHGGTPLKGTELSSYGDHRIAMSFLVAGLSAQGETVVTDAECINTSYPGFERDLAQFL
- the tatC gene encoding twin-arginine translocase subunit TatC → MFFLKHIFRLREKWQIKREDEEKPFLEHLDDLRTMLLRMALCLTVSTILCAGFASNLMDILRRPVNQVWDMFEESHLPAGIGLDAWSKAKEMATAMTSLGASQRALFLRQVSPSQADLTEAALVLRGAQPLPEDRKQVFIREGSPSTAVRDLAEALYSKGAVLADGTGRGALKMMSAFQPGEAFMLTIKLSLYAGVVISFPLLLYFLLQFIIPGLLEHERKLLYKCMAVGFGLFLAGTLFCYFIVLPRVLTFFYTYSLEFGISNEWRIGYYLSFATQMILMFGLAFELPVVVMPFVKLGVLTYDMMKSTRRYAIVAIAVLAAVITPTPDVATMMLMAVPMYALYEICIILAWMHERKEAARTREEIARFEEDFNNNNSPYNQ
- the murA gene encoding UDP-N-acetylglucosamine 1-carboxyvinyltransferase — encoded protein: MEKLVVHGGFTLRGAVNISGSKNASLPILAASLLTDEPVVVRRVPDVSDTNFMVQIMGQLGASVERSSGNVRVEARNLHSEAAYEQVRKMRASICLMGPLMARMQRCVIPLPGGCVIGDRPVDLHIRAIQALGAQVQIERGNLIIEAPRGLKGATVDLSGDHGPTVLGTDNLMMAAVLAEGTTVIESAASEPEVVDLANFLTKMGANIQGAGTRRIVIEGVEKLRGCNHTVIPDRIEAGTFMVAAAMMGDGVTLRRVCEEHMTVVTDLLRKCGHHVEFNERGDTVTIIAGKTPKCGEIKTAPYPGYPTDMQAQMTALFATTPGISVVKDTIFPQRFMHCSELKRMGADIKVDNGTAVISGVETLSGAPVMASDLRASAALVLAALKAEGTTEIHRLYHIDRGYEMIDEKLLAIGAAVERLPDDDN
- a CDS encoding HU family DNA-binding protein, yielding MNKAQLIELIQSKLGADTTKKHAEEALAAVLESIKEGVKESGKVQIIGFGTFATKTREARTGRNPKTGNTINIPASKTVAFKASSALKD
- a CDS encoding YkgJ family cysteine cluster protein; translated protein: MRMEDGGKAVRYECTRCGACCRWAGDVCVETDEIREISRFLDMDEQVFIDTCCRLRANRRGLSIRDAEDGACMMLTKDGCRINPVKPRQCRDFPNKWNFPGWRDLCRAREVGEEREA
- a CDS encoding undecaprenyl-diphosphate phosphatase; this encodes MNILEIIILGIVEGLTEYLPVSSTGHLLLTESLLNMSQSKEALDALAVCIQGGAILAVLSLYFPRVKAMAQGMRGNNPAGLKLLVNLILAFLPAAVVGLCCASLIKEYLFNTYTVAYSWIVGGGVILAYCAWRAREGRSNEGDSGASIESLTPAKALTVGALQCVAMIPGTSRSLMTMLGGMFVGLSVEAAVEFSFLLGLITLGAATVHDAYKDGALMLESFGWEALAVGTAVSWLSAWLAVKWMVSYLQRHSFSVFGWYRIAIGIVTLVLLSMGLVH